Proteins from one Impatiens glandulifera chromosome 2, dImpGla2.1, whole genome shotgun sequence genomic window:
- the LOC124924946 gene encoding agamous-like MADS-box protein AGL62, whose translation MVRTSKGRQRITMAKMQNESNLQVTFSKRRTGLFKKSSELTTLCGAEMLVIVFSPGKKVFSFGHPSVEELAARFMGTHGPSSSSMGLSHETQQLVEAHRQTNIRDLNARLMEAQEQLEAEKRRGEAITQALHAGREQRWWERSIEEMSYAQLEQLKGSLENVKAIVAQHMSEASNPLHLLAATSSINNNGGEGSSNGGFNFNRGPQPPTFGGPNPDMGRNSGYFRGGPSGYF comes from the coding sequence ATGGTGAGGACTAGCAAGGGACGCCAAAGAATCACCATGGCTAAAATGCAGAACGAGAGTAACCTTCAAGTGACCTTCTCCAAGAGAAGGACTGGATTGTTTAAGAAATCCAGCGAACTTACCACACTATGTGGTGCTGAGATGTTGGTTATTGTCTTCTCTCCGGGGAAGAAGGTATTCTCGTTTGGTCACCCGAGCGTCGAGGAATTGGCTGCTCGATTTATGGGGACTCATGGTCCATCCTCCTCCTCGATGGGACTTTCTCACGAGACTCAACAACTCGTGGAGGCTCATAGGCAGACTAACATTCGGGACCTGAATGCTCGATTAATGGAGGCTCAGGAACAGTTGGAGGCTGAGAAAAGGCGTGGGGAGGCCATTACCCAAGCCTTGCATGCTGGAAGGGAGCAAAGATGGTGGGAACGTTCCATTGAGGAGATGAGCTATGCTCAACTCGAGCAGCTCAAGGGTTCTCTCGAGAATGTGAAGGCCATTGTTGCCCAACACATGTCCGAGGCTTCCAACCCGCTACACTTGCTAGCGGCAACTAGCTCCATTAATAATAATGGTGGAGAAGGTAGCTCCAATGGGGGATTCAATTTCAACCGTGGTCCTCAGCCACCTACTTTTGGTGGTCCGAATCCTGATATGGGGAGGAACTCTGGTTACTTCCGTGGTGGCCCTAGTGGGTATTTTTGA
- the LOC124924947 gene encoding agamous-like MADS-box protein AGL62 → MVRISKGRQRITMAKMQNESNLQVTFSKRRTGLFKKSSELTTLCGAEMLMIVFSPGKKVFSFGHPSVEELVARFMGTHGPSSSSMGLSHETQQLVEAHRQTNIRDLNARLMEVQEQLEAEKRRGEAITQALRAGREQRWWERSIEEMSYAQLEQLKGSLENVKAMVAQHMSEASNPLHLLAATSSVNNNGGEGSSNGGFNFNRGPQPPTFGGPHPAMGRNSGYFRGGPSGYF, encoded by the coding sequence ATGGTGAGGATTAGCAAGGGACGTCAAAGAATCACCATGGCTAAAATGCAGAACGAAAGTAACCTTCAAGTGACTTTCTCAAAGAGAAGGACCGGATTGTTTAAGAAATCCAGCGAACTTACCACACTATGTGGTGCTGAGATGTTGATGATTGTCTTCTCTCCGGGGAAGAAGGTATTCTCTTTTGGTCACCCGAGCGTCGAGGAATTGGTTGCTCGATTTATGGGGACTCATGGTCCATCCTCCTCCTCGATGGGACTTTCCCACGAGACTCAACAGCTTGTGGAGGCTCACAGGCAGACTAACATCCGGGACCTGAATGCTCGACTAATGGAGGTTCAGGAACAGCTGGAGGCAGAGAAAAGGCGTGGGGAGGCCATTACCCAAGCCTTGCGTGCTGGAAGGGAGCAAAGATGGTGGGAACGTTCTATAGAGGAGATGAGCTATGCTCAACTCGAGCAGCTCAAGGGTTCTCTTGAGAACGTGAAGGCCATGGTTGCCCAACACATGTCTGAGGCTTCCAACCCTCTTCACTTGCTAGCGGCAACTAGCTCCGTTAATAATAATGGTGGCGAAGGTAGCTCCAATGGGGGCTTCAATTTCAACCGTGGTCCTCAGCCACCTACTTTTGGTGGTCCTCATCCTGCTATGGGGAGGAACTCCGGTTACTTCCGTGGTGGCCCTAGTGGGTATTTTTGA
- the LOC124924948 gene encoding proline iminopeptidase-like, with protein sequence MYPDIEPYSTGVLKVSDVHSYYLLGTVWESRSGHLGSPFKDHIPENEKGSFINAYWKRLNSENKETQYGAAREWTKWEMMTAHLLPSEETIKRGDDDEFSLGRYDVCCPMMSAWDLHKSWPESELIVVPDAGHSANEPGVSAELVAANEKLKSIVKGIAF encoded by the exons ATGTATCCAGATATAGAACCATATAGTACTGGAGTTCTGAAGGTCTCTGATGTACATTCATACTATCTATTGGGAACAGTCTGGGAATCCAGATCTGGTCAT CTTGGGAGCCCCTTTAAGGACCACATCCCAGAAAATGAAAAGGGGAGTTTCATTAATGCCTACTGGAAAAGATTAAACTCTGAGAACAAGGAAACACAA TATGGAGCTGCCAGAGAATGGACAAAGTGGGAGATGATGACTGCTCATCTCCTTCCCAGTGAAGAGACTATTAAGAGAGGAGATGATGATGAATTTTCCCTC ggAAGGTACGATGTGTGTTGTCCCATGATGTCAGCATGGGATCTTCACAAGTCTTGGCCAGAGTCTGAACTTATT GTTGTTCCAGATGCTGGACATTCGGCTAACGAACCAGGAGTATCTGCAGAACTTGTGGCTGCGAATGAGAAGCTGAAAAGCATCGTAAAGGGAATTGCATTCTAA
- the LOC124925896 gene encoding probable pectin methylesterase CGR3 isoform X1 — translation MSRRPSRRIGDGGSIPFVGSLHAKGRASPLLSVGIIVVGAILIIGYVFSGGSGSDADAISKLENAGGGLCTFEIQRALPFLKKAYGDSMHKVLHVGPDTCTVVSTLLKEEETEAWGVEPYDLDEVDDNCKTLVRKGVVRVADIKFPLPYRPKSFSLVIVSDALDYLSPKYLNRTLPELARVSADGFVVFAGYPAQQRRKVAEPSKLGRPAKLRSSSWWIRYFVQTSLEENEAATKKFEQAATARSYKPACQIFHLRSFN, via the exons ATGTCCAGGAGGCCATCCCGTCGCATTGGGGATGGTGGAAGTATTCCCTTTGTTGGTTCATTGCACGCTAAAGGACGCGCATCTCCGTTGCTGTCTGTTGGAATCATAGTCGTG GGTGCAATTCTAATAATTGGATACGTGTTCTCAG GTGGATCTGGCAGTGATGCAGACGCCATCAGTAAACTTGAGA ATGCAGGTGGTGGTTTATGTACATTTGAAATTCAAAGAGCATTACCGTTTCTAAAGAAAGCATATGGTGATAGCATGCACAAAGTATTGCATGTTGGTCCTGACACCTGCACGGTTGTTTCTACATTACTGAAAGAAGAGGAAACTGAAGCTTGGGGTGTAGAACCATATGACCTAGATGAGGTAGATGATAACTGCAAGACCCTTGTTCGTAAAGGTGTTGTCCGGGTAGCTGATATTAAGTTTCCCCTTCCATACCGACCAAAATCATTTTCCCTTGTTATAGTATCAGATGCATTAGATTATCTATCGCCTAAGTATCTGAACAGGACTCTGCCAGAATTGGCAAGGGTGTCAGCAGATGGTTTTGTTGTTTTTGCTG GTTACCCAGCACAGCAAAGAAGGAAAGTGGCAGAGCCATCAAAATTGGGTCGACCA GCCAAATTACGTAGCTCATCGTGGTGGATAAGGTACTTTGTACAAACAAGCTTAGAAGAGAATGAAGCTGCCACAAAGAAGTTTGAACAAGCAGCAACGGCGAGATCATATAAGCCAGCCTGCCAGATCTTCCACCTCAGATCATTTAACTGA
- the LOC124925896 gene encoding probable pectin methylesterase CGR3 isoform X2, whose protein sequence is MSRRPSRRIGDGGSIPFVGSLHAKGRASPLLSVGIIVVGAILIIGYVFSGGSGSDADAISKLESGGLCTFEIQRALPFLKKAYGDSMHKVLHVGPDTCTVVSTLLKEEETEAWGVEPYDLDEVDDNCKTLVRKGVVRVADIKFPLPYRPKSFSLVIVSDALDYLSPKYLNRTLPELARVSADGFVVFAGYPAQQRRKVAEPSKLGRPAKLRSSSWWIRYFVQTSLEENEAATKKFEQAATARSYKPACQIFHLRSFN, encoded by the exons ATGTCCAGGAGGCCATCCCGTCGCATTGGGGATGGTGGAAGTATTCCCTTTGTTGGTTCATTGCACGCTAAAGGACGCGCATCTCCGTTGCTGTCTGTTGGAATCATAGTCGTG GGTGCAATTCTAATAATTGGATACGTGTTCTCAG GTGGATCTGGCAGTGATGCAGACGCCATCAGTAAACTTGAGA GTGGTGGTTTATGTACATTTGAAATTCAAAGAGCATTACCGTTTCTAAAGAAAGCATATGGTGATAGCATGCACAAAGTATTGCATGTTGGTCCTGACACCTGCACGGTTGTTTCTACATTACTGAAAGAAGAGGAAACTGAAGCTTGGGGTGTAGAACCATATGACCTAGATGAGGTAGATGATAACTGCAAGACCCTTGTTCGTAAAGGTGTTGTCCGGGTAGCTGATATTAAGTTTCCCCTTCCATACCGACCAAAATCATTTTCCCTTGTTATAGTATCAGATGCATTAGATTATCTATCGCCTAAGTATCTGAACAGGACTCTGCCAGAATTGGCAAGGGTGTCAGCAGATGGTTTTGTTGTTTTTGCTG GTTACCCAGCACAGCAAAGAAGGAAAGTGGCAGAGCCATCAAAATTGGGTCGACCA GCCAAATTACGTAGCTCATCGTGGTGGATAAGGTACTTTGTACAAACAAGCTTAGAAGAGAATGAAGCTGCCACAAAGAAGTTTGAACAAGCAGCAACGGCGAGATCATATAAGCCAGCCTGCCAGATCTTCCACCTCAGATCATTTAACTGA